Below is a window of Streptomyces sp. ITFR-16 DNA.
AGTTCCAGTCGGCCGAAGGCGCGGAGAACGTGGAGACGACGCTGAAGTCCCTGCAGAAGGAGGGGCTGATCAAGATCCTGGACGCCGCCGTGGTGAGCTGGCCCGCCGACCGGGCCAAGCCGCGCACGAAGCAGCTGCTCAACCTGGTCGGTGCGGGCGCCCTGAGCGGCACCTTCTGGGGCATGCTCTTCGGGCTGATCTTCCTGATGCCGCTGCTGGGCGCCGCCATCGGCGCGGCTGCCGGGGCGCTCGGCGGCAAGCTGGCCGACGTCGGCATCGACGACGAGTTCATCGCCGAGGTCAAGGAGAAGGTCACCCCGGGGACCTCGGCCCTCTTCCTCCTCACCATGAGCGAGGTGCCCGACCGGATCGGCCAGGCGCTGCCCGGCGGCGGCGCCGAACTGCTGCACAGCAACCTGGACACCCGCAGCGAGGAACGCCTCCGCGACATC
It encodes the following:
- a CDS encoding DUF1269 domain-containing protein, with translation MSTLTVWKFQSAEGAENVETTLKSLQKEGLIKILDAAVVSWPADRAKPRTKQLLNLVGAGALSGTFWGMLFGLIFLMPLLGAAIGAAAGALGGKLADVGIDDEFIAEVKEKVTPGTSALFLLTMSEVPDRIGQALPGGGAELLHSNLDTRSEERLRDIFGDDAA